From one Nocardioides sp. Kera G14 genomic stretch:
- a CDS encoding HpcH/HpaI aldolase/citrate lyase family protein: MRHFEFLSPPEAETLFAVPPVAFDRAADRETVADALGATLYSPATRPRLVDDLVRSRARGVVSSVVCLEDSIRDADVESALTHLVTVLSAFAGRADEAPLVFVRVRSPEQIDHITRELGDSADALVGFVLPKFAEDSGGDYLRAVECASERLSRRLWAMPVIETPEVMYAESRSEALGGIARVLRHHRDHVLAVRTGATDLAAVYGLRRPRELTVYDVRVVAAVLTAVVNMLGRPGDEGFVVTGPVWEYYSDSERLFKPQLRETPFLGRDDRALRAQLISEELDGLIREVVLDRANGLVGKTVIHPSHVPVVHALSVVSHEDHSDAVAVLGADAGGAFRSEYGNKMNETNPHRAWAERTVRRARAFGVAAPGVSFVDLLAAVDRG; this comes from the coding sequence ATGCGGCACTTCGAGTTCCTCAGTCCGCCCGAGGCTGAGACCCTCTTCGCCGTCCCTCCGGTGGCGTTCGACCGGGCGGCCGACCGGGAGACCGTGGCGGACGCACTCGGCGCGACCCTCTACTCGCCCGCCACGCGGCCCAGGCTCGTCGACGACCTGGTCCGGTCGAGGGCGCGCGGAGTGGTCAGCTCCGTCGTCTGCCTCGAGGACTCGATCCGGGACGCCGACGTCGAGTCGGCGCTCACCCACCTGGTCACGGTCCTCTCGGCGTTCGCCGGCCGGGCCGACGAGGCGCCGCTCGTCTTCGTCCGTGTCCGCTCGCCCGAGCAGATCGACCACATCACGCGCGAGCTGGGGGACTCGGCGGATGCGCTCGTCGGGTTCGTGCTCCCCAAGTTCGCCGAGGACTCGGGCGGCGACTACCTCCGGGCGGTCGAGTGCGCTTCCGAGCGACTGTCCCGTCGGCTCTGGGCGATGCCCGTCATCGAGACCCCCGAGGTGATGTACGCCGAGTCCCGCTCGGAGGCGCTGGGCGGCATCGCACGCGTGCTCCGTCACCATCGCGACCACGTGCTGGCGGTGCGCACCGGCGCGACGGACCTCGCGGCGGTCTACGGTCTGCGCCGCCCCCGGGAGCTCACGGTCTACGACGTCCGGGTGGTCGCCGCGGTGCTCACCGCCGTGGTGAACATGCTCGGGCGGCCCGGCGACGAGGGCTTCGTCGTGACCGGACCGGTCTGGGAGTACTACTCCGACTCCGAGCGCCTCTTCAAGCCCCAGCTGCGGGAGACGCCGTTCCTCGGTCGCGACGACCGCGCGCTGCGGGCCCAGCTCATCAGCGAGGAGCTCGACGGCCTGATCCGCGAGGTCGTCCTCGACCGGGCCAACGGCCTCGTCGGCAAGACCGTCATCCACCCCAGCCACGTCCCGGTCGTGCATGCGCTCTCGGTCGTCTCGCACGAGGACCACAGCGATGCGGTGGCCGTCCTCGGTGCCGACGCCGGGGGAGCGTTCCGATCGGAGTACGGCAACAAGATGAACGAGACCAACCCGCACCGCGCCTGGGCCGAGCGGACCGTCCGGCGCGCTCGGGCCTTCGGTGTCGCGGCTCCCGGCGTCTCGTTCGTGGACCTCCTCGCTGCGGTCGACCGTGGCTGA
- a CDS encoding L,D-transpeptidase: protein MGTFRGSRGQRMAMLVMGVVLMVAGCASSGGEAGPAASSSVIPSATPSSPGATITSTPTPSRTPTPTGPPLQVNSIAPLDGRTVGVAMPISIVFTHPVADSARAKIEKRLTVTTSTPVTAAWHWFSERRVDFRPQSYWTPGTQVSLVADLLGVGDGHGRYGRKSYTRHFTIGADVRTHVDVKRHRTTVTRAGKVIRTMPSDAGSPDWPSWDGTMAVVNKSPTVRMDSCSVNISCDRNSPDYYDLTLPWDVRITWSGTFLHYSPADPQPGTSYGSHGCVHLSLADAKWFYNLAKEGDPVTITGSPRGKADGDNGYAGYNLSWDRWVRGSATGQFVTATPAA from the coding sequence GTGGGAACCTTCAGAGGCAGTCGGGGCCAGCGGATGGCGATGCTCGTGATGGGCGTCGTCCTGATGGTGGCGGGATGCGCGAGCTCGGGTGGCGAGGCGGGCCCCGCCGCCTCCTCCTCGGTGATCCCGTCGGCTACGCCGAGCTCGCCCGGCGCGACCATCACGTCGACGCCGACCCCGTCGCGCACGCCCACGCCGACCGGCCCGCCGCTGCAGGTCAACAGCATCGCTCCGCTGGACGGGAGGACGGTCGGCGTGGCGATGCCGATCTCGATCGTCTTCACCCATCCGGTCGCCGACTCCGCCCGGGCGAAGATCGAGAAGCGGCTCACCGTCACAACCTCGACGCCGGTCACGGCCGCGTGGCACTGGTTCAGCGAGCGCCGTGTCGACTTCCGGCCGCAGTCCTACTGGACGCCCGGGACGCAGGTGTCGCTGGTGGCCGACCTCCTCGGCGTCGGTGACGGGCACGGACGGTACGGCAGGAAGAGCTACACGCGGCACTTCACCATCGGCGCCGACGTCCGCACCCACGTCGACGTCAAGCGCCACCGGACCACCGTCACCCGTGCCGGCAAGGTCATCCGCACCATGCCGAGCGACGCCGGCAGCCCCGACTGGCCCTCGTGGGACGGGACGATGGCCGTGGTCAACAAGTCGCCCACCGTCCGGATGGACTCGTGCAGCGTCAACATCAGCTGTGACAGGAACAGCCCCGACTACTACGACCTCACCCTTCCGTGGGACGTCAGGATCACGTGGTCAGGCACGTTCCTGCACTACTCGCCCGCCGATCCGCAGCCCGGCACGAGCTACGGCTCGCACGGCTGCGTCCATCTCTCGCTGGCCGACGCGAAGTGGTTCTACAACCTGGCGAAGGAGGGTGACCCGGTCACCATCACGGGCTCGCCGCGCGGCAAGGCCGACGGCGACAACGGGTACGCCGGCTACAACCTGTCGTGGGACAGGTGGGTCCGCGGCAGCGCCACGGGGCAGTTCGTGACGGCTACGCCAGCGGCGTGA
- a CDS encoding HAD family hydrolase yields the protein MTRVVASDLDRTLIWSAAAGGNVSGAVCVEEYDGAPLSYVSPAAAADLALLVSAGLVVPVTTRTVVQYQRVRLPGGPASFAVCANGGRVLVDGVEDEAHRGEVRAAVVLSATLEEVMAVFGSWCLASTVAGAGHFAPRLRDAEGLFCYAVFPDGAPGGDEVAELVGTLEPLGWRVSVQGRKVYCVPFRLSKEAALEYLAASHGLEVVGSAGDSLLDAGMLRAHPVGWMPRDSELLRNGWSAPGVSITAGSGLDAGEEIVRGFRDLLGV from the coding sequence ATGACCCGGGTCGTGGCCAGCGACCTCGACCGGACCCTGATCTGGTCGGCTGCCGCCGGCGGGAACGTGAGTGGCGCCGTCTGTGTCGAGGAGTACGACGGCGCCCCGCTCTCCTATGTGAGTCCTGCTGCCGCGGCGGATCTCGCGTTGCTCGTCTCGGCAGGGCTGGTGGTGCCGGTGACGACCCGCACGGTGGTGCAGTACCAACGTGTCCGGCTGCCCGGCGGCCCCGCGTCTTTCGCGGTCTGCGCGAACGGCGGCCGAGTCCTGGTGGACGGCGTCGAGGACGAGGCGCACCGGGGCGAGGTGCGGGCCGCGGTCGTGCTGTCCGCGACGCTGGAGGAGGTCATGGCCGTCTTCGGCTCCTGGTGCCTCGCGTCGACGGTCGCGGGCGCTGGTCACTTCGCGCCGCGACTGCGGGATGCCGAGGGCCTCTTCTGCTACGCCGTCTTCCCCGACGGGGCACCGGGCGGTGATGAGGTGGCGGAGCTCGTCGGGACGCTGGAGCCGCTCGGCTGGCGCGTCTCCGTCCAGGGGCGCAAGGTCTACTGCGTGCCCTTCAGGCTCTCGAAGGAGGCGGCGCTGGAGTACCTGGCGGCCTCCCACGGCCTCGAGGTGGTCGGCTCCGCCGGCGACTCCCTGCTCGATGCCGGCATGTTGCGCGCCCATCCCGTCGGGTGGATGCCACGTGACTCGGAGCTGCTCCGCAACGGCTGGTCCGCTCCTGGTGTCTCGATCACCGCGGGTTCCGGCCTCGATGCAGGCGAGGAGATCGTGCGGGGCTTCCGGGACCTGTTGGGCGTTTAG
- a CDS encoding TerD family protein: MPVSLSKGGNVSLTKEAPGLTNVTVGLGWDARTTTGQDFDLDASALVLGANGKVLSDAHFIFYNNLTSPEGTVRHTGDVRDGAVAGDDEAIEVDLSSLTPESERIIFAVTIHEGQQRGQNFGQVSNAYIRVVDRADDNEIARYDLSEDASMETAMIFGELYRNGADWKFRAVGQGYASGLVGIVTDYGVNLG; the protein is encoded by the coding sequence ATGCCCGTCTCCCTGAGCAAGGGTGGAAACGTCAGCCTCACGAAGGAGGCGCCGGGCCTGACCAATGTCACCGTGGGACTCGGCTGGGATGCCCGTACGACGACGGGCCAGGACTTCGACCTCGACGCGAGCGCCCTCGTGCTCGGCGCCAACGGCAAGGTCCTCAGCGACGCCCACTTCATCTTCTACAACAACCTGACCTCGCCCGAGGGGACCGTCCGCCACACCGGTGACGTCCGCGACGGAGCCGTGGCCGGCGACGACGAGGCGATCGAGGTCGACCTCTCGTCCCTCACGCCCGAGTCGGAGCGCATCATCTTCGCCGTCACGATCCACGAGGGCCAGCAGCGGGGGCAGAACTTCGGCCAGGTCTCCAACGCCTACATCCGCGTCGTGGACCGCGCAGATGACAACGAGATCGCCCGCTACGACCTCTCCGAGGACGCCTCGATGGAGACCGCCATGATCTTCGGTGAGCTCTACCGCAACGGGGCAGACTGGAAGTTCCGGGCCGTCGGCCAGGGTTATGCCTCCGGCCTGGTCGGCATCGTGACCGACTACGGCGTCAACCTCGGCTGA
- a CDS encoding cysteine protease StiP family protein, with amino-acid sequence MSQEPLRGPSFGSYRSDEVGWLLKDLSDVALEAPTEEREEAIQSGRGHYAESLPIEFTPDAAYRALFEESLHQAARRVAVCAAVVTELVLEARGSTAVLVSLARAGVPVGILMRRWAAHRHGYLAPHYAMSIVRGRGIDRVALEWLAAHHDPVDVMFIDGWTGKGMITRELADAVAAANSALGTCFSDQMAVLADTGHCVDIFGTRDDFLIPSACLNSTVSGLVSRTVLNADHLGPGEFHGAKFYASLAPDDVSGLFLDAVSAHFPSIDAEVDTQVALLRSADRSRTWSGRAIVKQIGSAYGIGEENLIKPGVGETTRVLLRRVPWRVLVREGSLPEVPHIVRLAEARGVPIEEVPGLGYTTVGLIRPRELA; translated from the coding sequence GTGAGCCAGGAGCCGCTGCGCGGCCCGTCCTTCGGGAGCTACCGCAGCGATGAGGTCGGCTGGCTGCTCAAGGACCTCTCAGACGTGGCCCTCGAGGCACCGACGGAGGAGCGCGAGGAGGCGATCCAGTCGGGGCGCGGGCACTACGCGGAGTCGCTGCCGATCGAGTTCACGCCCGATGCCGCCTATCGCGCGCTCTTCGAGGAGTCGCTCCACCAGGCGGCCAGGCGGGTGGCCGTGTGCGCGGCCGTCGTCACGGAGCTGGTGCTGGAGGCGCGGGGGTCGACGGCGGTACTGGTCTCGCTGGCGCGCGCAGGCGTGCCGGTCGGCATCCTGATGCGGCGCTGGGCCGCCCACCGGCACGGATATCTGGCCCCCCATTACGCGATGTCCATCGTCCGTGGCCGTGGCATCGATCGCGTCGCGCTCGAGTGGCTGGCTGCGCACCACGACCCGGTCGACGTCATGTTCATCGACGGCTGGACGGGCAAGGGCATGATCACGCGCGAACTCGCCGACGCCGTCGCGGCGGCCAACTCGGCGCTCGGAACCTGTTTCAGTGACCAGATGGCCGTCCTCGCCGACACGGGCCACTGTGTCGACATCTTCGGGACGCGGGATGACTTCCTCATCCCCTCGGCCTGCCTCAACTCCACCGTCTCCGGGTTGGTCTCGCGCACGGTGCTCAACGCCGACCACCTCGGGCCGGGGGAGTTCCACGGCGCGAAGTTCTATGCGTCGTTGGCACCTGATGATGTCTCGGGTCTGTTCCTCGATGCGGTCTCGGCACACTTCCCGTCGATCGATGCGGAGGTCGACACGCAGGTCGCGCTGCTGCGCTCGGCTGATCGGAGTCGGACGTGGAGCGGCCGCGCGATCGTGAAGCAGATCGGGTCGGCGTACGGGATCGGGGAGGAGAACCTGATCAAGCCCGGCGTCGGGGAGACCACGCGGGTGCTGCTACGGCGGGTGCCGTGGCGGGTGCTCGTGCGCGAAGGTTCCCTGCCCGAGGTCCCGCACATCGTGCGCCTGGCCGAGGCGCGCGGCGTACCGATCGAGGAGGTGCCCGGCCTCGGGTACACGACCGTCGGCCTGATCCGGCCGCGGGAGCTCGCATGA
- the dcd gene encoding dCTP deaminase, whose product MLLSDRDILAEIESGRIALDPWDPQMLQPSSIDVRLDRFFRVFDNHKYAAIDPSADQSDLTREVETIDDEPFILHPGEFVLGSTYETVTLPADIAARVEGKSSLGRLGLLTHATAGFVDPGFSGHVTLELANVATLPILLYPGMKIGQFCFFRLTSEAEHPYGSEKYGSRYQGQRGPTPSRSFQNFHRTSI is encoded by the coding sequence ATGCTGCTCAGCGACCGCGACATCCTCGCCGAGATCGAGTCGGGCCGGATCGCCCTCGACCCGTGGGATCCGCAGATGCTGCAGCCGTCCTCGATCGATGTCCGGCTGGACCGCTTCTTCCGCGTCTTCGACAACCACAAGTACGCCGCCATCGACCCGTCCGCGGACCAGTCCGACCTGACACGCGAGGTCGAGACGATCGACGACGAGCCGTTCATCCTGCACCCGGGGGAGTTCGTGCTGGGGTCGACGTACGAGACCGTGACGCTGCCGGCTGACATCGCCGCGCGCGTCGAGGGGAAGTCCTCGCTGGGCCGTCTCGGGCTGCTCACCCATGCCACCGCGGGCTTCGTGGACCCGGGCTTCTCGGGGCATGTGACGCTCGAGCTGGCCAACGTCGCGACGCTGCCGATCCTGCTCTACCCGGGCATGAAGATCGGGCAGTTCTGCTTCTTCCGCCTCACGAGCGAGGCGGAGCACCCCTACGGTTCGGAGAAGTACGGCAGCCGCTATCAGGGGCAGCGTGGCCCGACGCCGTCACGCAGCTTCCAGAACTTCCACCGCACCAGCATCTGA
- a CDS encoding SGNH/GDSL hydrolase family protein has translation MSFDRFVAIGDSFTQGVGDADPARPQGWRGWADRVAEVLATHNPNFRYANLATSGAQTHHILGHQLEPALALRPDLVSVHAGGNDLIRPKVDIDKLVAGIGAAVDEFRAQGATVIMFTQGDGGSSGVFGAIRGRVAIFNELVRDFIADGPLGPEGIVLVDNWRLKDGHDLRVWADDRLHLNSIGHQGVAINVLNTLGIEHDLVPYALPDGPPKSRRQQRAEDLAWARNHLAPWVGRRLRRAAPDLTGAAKYPTLTPLA, from the coding sequence ATGAGCTTCGACCGGTTCGTCGCGATCGGTGACTCGTTCACGCAGGGAGTCGGCGATGCCGACCCCGCGCGACCGCAGGGCTGGCGCGGCTGGGCGGACCGGGTCGCGGAGGTCCTCGCGACCCACAACCCGAACTTCCGCTATGCCAACCTCGCGACCAGCGGCGCCCAGACCCACCACATCCTCGGCCACCAGCTGGAGCCCGCGCTCGCCCTGCGGCCCGACCTGGTCTCCGTCCACGCCGGCGGCAACGACCTGATCCGCCCGAAGGTCGACATCGACAAGCTGGTCGCCGGGATCGGAGCGGCCGTCGACGAGTTCCGCGCGCAGGGTGCGACGGTCATCATGTTCACCCAGGGCGACGGCGGCTCCTCGGGCGTCTTCGGCGCCATCCGTGGACGGGTCGCGATCTTCAACGAGTTGGTCCGCGACTTCATCGCCGACGGGCCGCTCGGCCCGGAGGGCATCGTCCTCGTCGACAACTGGCGACTGAAGGACGGCCATGACCTGCGGGTCTGGGCCGACGACCGCCTGCACCTCAACTCGATCGGCCACCAGGGCGTCGCGATCAACGTGCTCAACACCCTCGGGATCGAGCACGACCTGGTGCCCTACGCGCTTCCCGACGGGCCGCCCAAGAGCCGACGGCAGCAGCGCGCCGAGGACCTCGCTTGGGCCCGTAACCACCTCGCACCGTGGGTCGGACGACGCCTCCGCCGGGCCGCGCCCGACCTCACCGGGGCGGCCAAGTACCCGACCCTCACGCCGCTGGCGTAG
- a CDS encoding phosphatase PAP2 family protein, with translation MGVMSVWDELPWPSWDQAAIASVVAVTAGVAVRRLRPSRASLTSSAALLEFALISALYSIWRIARELPFTHEDGAIRRAREIDRLQHHLHLPSEIGLQHFALRHEWLAHFANAYYGTVHVPFLIAFLVWLWIWQRDRYPHWRNGLAYVTLGCLIIRFVRVAPPRFLPELHFVDLASRMGFAVYGSDPSAGVSDQYAAMPSIHVAWAAVVAFGVLATATGRWRWLRWMVFLHLPLTMYAVAATGNHWWLDGIVALALLGIGLVFDSWVRRRLGRPRPSDAGAVEVLEAA, from the coding sequence ATGGGCGTGATGTCGGTCTGGGACGAGCTCCCGTGGCCGTCCTGGGACCAGGCGGCGATCGCCTCCGTCGTCGCGGTCACAGCCGGGGTCGCCGTACGCCGACTGCGACCGTCGCGCGCAAGCCTCACGTCGTCCGCGGCACTCCTCGAGTTCGCGCTCATCTCGGCGCTCTACTCGATCTGGCGGATCGCCCGTGAGCTACCGTTCACCCACGAGGACGGCGCGATCCGGCGGGCACGCGAGATCGATCGCCTCCAGCACCATCTCCATCTCCCCAGCGAGATCGGGCTGCAGCACTTCGCCCTCCGGCACGAGTGGCTGGCGCACTTCGCGAACGCCTACTACGGCACCGTGCACGTGCCCTTCCTGATCGCCTTCCTCGTCTGGCTGTGGATCTGGCAGCGCGACCGCTACCCGCACTGGCGCAACGGCCTGGCCTACGTGACGCTCGGCTGCCTGATCATCCGGTTCGTCCGCGTGGCGCCCCCGCGCTTCCTGCCCGAACTGCACTTCGTCGACCTCGCCTCGCGGATGGGGTTCGCGGTCTACGGCAGCGATCCGAGCGCCGGCGTCAGCGACCAGTACGCGGCGATGCCGTCGATCCACGTCGCATGGGCGGCCGTCGTCGCCTTCGGCGTCCTGGCGACGGCCACCGGCCGGTGGCGCTGGCTCCGCTGGATGGTCTTCCTCCACCTGCCGCTGACGATGTACGCCGTCGCGGCCACCGGCAACCACTGGTGGCTCGACGGCATCGTCGCCCTTGCCCTCCTGGGGATCGGGCTGGTCTTCGACTCGTGGGTGCGACGCCGGCTGGGCCGACCGCGGCCCTCAGATGCTGGTGCGGTGGAAGTTCTGGAAGCTGCGTGA
- a CDS encoding SGNH/GDSL hydrolase family protein, translating into MAFAKYVALGDSFTEGVGDTDPSRPNGVRGWADRVAEVLATEDPTFRYANLAIRGRKLPAILDEQLAPALALEPDLVTIYAGANDMLRPSVDIDVLMARYDDAITNLAATGATVVMFTAFAAKKSRFFAMLRGRWAYYNECVREIHDRHAASGADMRLVDYWRMDEFDDWGYWDVDRLHMSSAGHELMSHKVLDVLGVPHAADAPAPLAYPVLSPREQRAHNRAWAREHLAPWVKRRLTGTSSGDSLSPRFPDWTAVGA; encoded by the coding sequence GTGGCCTTTGCAAAGTACGTCGCCCTGGGCGACTCGTTCACCGAGGGGGTCGGGGACACCGACCCGAGCCGGCCCAACGGAGTCCGCGGCTGGGCCGATCGCGTGGCCGAGGTGCTCGCCACCGAAGACCCGACGTTCCGCTACGCCAACCTCGCGATCCGCGGTCGCAAGCTGCCCGCCATCCTCGACGAGCAGCTCGCACCCGCCCTCGCCCTCGAGCCGGACCTCGTGACGATCTACGCCGGCGCCAACGACATGCTCCGCCCTTCCGTCGACATCGACGTGCTCATGGCGCGGTATGACGACGCCATCACAAATCTGGCCGCCACCGGCGCCACCGTCGTCATGTTCACCGCCTTCGCTGCCAAGAAGTCCCGGTTCTTCGCAATGCTGCGTGGACGCTGGGCCTACTACAACGAGTGCGTGCGCGAGATCCACGATCGCCATGCAGCGAGCGGTGCGGACATGCGCCTGGTGGACTACTGGCGGATGGACGAGTTCGACGACTGGGGCTACTGGGACGTGGACCGGCTCCACATGTCCTCGGCGGGGCATGAGCTGATGAGCCACAAGGTCCTCGACGTACTGGGCGTCCCGCACGCGGCGGACGCGCCGGCGCCGCTCGCGTATCCCGTCCTCTCGCCGCGGGAGCAGCGCGCCCACAACCGGGCCTGGGCCCGGGAGCACCTCGCGCCCTGGGTGAAGCGGCGCCTGACCGGTACGTCGTCGGGCGACAGCCTCAGCCCTCGTTTCCCCGACTGGACGGCTGTGGGCGCATGA
- a CDS encoding phosphoribosyltransferase family protein: MADLVDSSLWSAEWVAERLGVRLLDHPDSELSVGELAGLAVRRNPRRAHLIVSPVLGKHVPVDPRLARETAESLGRRVVGVLEAEGVVVGTAAVIGFAETATGLGHCVADVLGAPYLHSTRRVPAGWSSLLVFEEAHSHASSHHLLPRDPAVFDGSGAIVLVDDELTSGATVANIVRALEQRSHRGLYVVAALLDLRPAASVAELDRCAAELGVRIEVVSLGRGEAELPDDVLERGQALVAGLDPPAPVASVGGVTRRVELAPVAGVARQGGRHGFDAADRAALDGAVLEWARALAELLVSGLAGARTSTSDRVPTIHVLGTEELMYLPLRLARELAELLPESTLTFSSTTRSPIAVVDDPGYAIRSRVTFTGHDGTDDAPRFAYNLGAGRFDHIVVVLDSAADTAEASAPGGLLDALASVTDDVVVAVLPPEAVL; the protein is encoded by the coding sequence GTGGCTGACCTCGTCGACTCCTCGCTCTGGTCGGCGGAGTGGGTCGCCGAGCGGCTGGGCGTGCGGTTGCTCGACCATCCTGACTCGGAGCTCAGTGTGGGCGAGCTGGCCGGGCTGGCCGTGCGTCGCAATCCGCGTCGGGCTCATCTGATCGTCTCGCCCGTGCTCGGCAAGCACGTGCCGGTCGATCCTCGGCTTGCGCGGGAGACGGCCGAGTCGTTGGGACGCCGGGTCGTCGGCGTACTGGAGGCGGAGGGGGTGGTTGTCGGGACGGCCGCGGTGATCGGGTTCGCGGAGACCGCGACCGGGCTCGGGCACTGCGTCGCCGACGTGCTCGGTGCGCCCTATCTGCACTCGACTCGGCGGGTGCCCGCCGGGTGGTCCTCGCTGCTCGTATTCGAGGAGGCGCACAGTCACGCGTCCTCACACCACCTGCTCCCGAGGGATCCCGCGGTCTTCGACGGGTCGGGGGCGATCGTGCTCGTGGACGACGAGCTGACCAGCGGCGCAACCGTCGCCAACATCGTCCGCGCGCTGGAGCAGCGGAGCCACCGCGGTCTGTACGTCGTCGCCGCACTCCTCGACCTGCGGCCCGCCGCTTCTGTTGCCGAGCTCGATCGTTGCGCGGCCGAGCTGGGCGTGCGGATCGAGGTGGTGTCGCTCGGGCGCGGCGAGGCAGAGCTGCCTGACGACGTACTCGAGCGGGGGCAGGCGCTGGTTGCCGGCCTGGACCCGCCTGCTCCGGTCGCCAGTGTGGGCGGGGTGACTCGGCGCGTCGAGTTGGCTCCCGTTGCCGGCGTCGCGCGGCAGGGTGGTCGGCACGGCTTCGACGCTGCTGACCGGGCCGCGCTGGACGGGGCCGTGCTGGAGTGGGCGCGAGCACTTGCGGAGCTCTTGGTTTCGGGGCTCGCTGGCGCTCGCACCTCGACCAGTGACCGCGTCCCTACCATTCACGTCCTCGGGACCGAGGAGCTCATGTACCTCCCGCTGCGTCTCGCGCGTGAGCTCGCCGAGCTGCTACCGGAGTCGACGCTGACCTTCTCGTCCACGACCCGCTCGCCGATCGCGGTGGTTGACGATCCGGGATACGCGATCCGGAGCCGGGTCACCTTCACCGGCCATGACGGCACCGACGACGCACCCCGGTTCGCCTACAACCTGGGCGCCGGACGGTTCGACCACATCGTCGTGGTCCTCGACAGCGCTGCCGACACGGCCGAGGCCTCCGCTCCCGGTGGCCTCCTCGACGCGCTCGCGTCGGTGACCGACGATGTGGTCGTGGCCGTGCTCCCTCCCGAGGCGGTCCTGTGA
- a CDS encoding alpha/beta fold hydrolase, with amino-acid sequence MLTTLSTGAQVFIEDTGAPTPEAETIVFGHGLLFSGRMFKAQVAALRDRYRCVTIDWRGQGRSGPAPDGRYDMDALTEDAVALIDSLDAGPVHYAGLSMGGFVGIRLAARHPERLASLTLLDTSADPEEPGNVREYQLLAAVYRLVGMRPLMKPVAKIMFGSTSLAGPRAGEIVSSLVEAMTGVDRAAMKQAILGVCHRPAVADLLAQIATPTLVIVGAEDAATVPAKAAAIASGIPGAQHEVVPAAGHSSTVEQPEAVTALMTRFLDRVAR; translated from the coding sequence GTGCTGACGACACTTTCCACTGGCGCCCAGGTCTTCATCGAGGACACCGGGGCTCCGACACCCGAGGCCGAGACCATCGTGTTCGGGCACGGCCTCCTCTTCAGCGGCCGGATGTTCAAGGCCCAGGTGGCCGCGCTCCGCGACCGCTACCGCTGTGTCACGATCGACTGGCGCGGGCAGGGCCGCTCCGGCCCTGCGCCCGACGGCCGCTATGACATGGACGCCCTCACCGAAGACGCGGTCGCGTTGATCGACTCACTCGACGCCGGGCCGGTGCACTACGCCGGCCTCTCCATGGGTGGCTTCGTGGGCATCCGACTCGCAGCCCGCCATCCCGAGCGCCTGGCCTCGCTCACGCTGCTCGACACCAGTGCCGACCCGGAGGAGCCGGGCAACGTCCGCGAGTACCAGCTGCTCGCCGCGGTCTACCGCCTGGTCGGGATGCGGCCGTTGATGAAGCCGGTGGCGAAGATCATGTTCGGCTCCACCAGCCTCGCCGGGCCGCGCGCGGGCGAGATCGTCTCCTCCTTGGTCGAGGCCATGACGGGCGTCGACCGCGCTGCGATGAAGCAGGCGATCCTCGGCGTGTGTCACCGCCCGGCCGTCGCCGACCTGCTCGCCCAGATCGCGACCCCGACCCTCGTCATCGTGGGCGCCGAGGACGCCGCCACCGTGCCGGCCAAGGCCGCCGCCATCGCGAGCGGGATCCCCGGAGCCCAGCACGAGGTCGTCCCCGCGGCCGGCCACTCCAGCACGGTCGAGCAGCCCGAGGCCGTCACCGCGCTGATGACGAGGTTCTTGGACCGGGTCGCTCGCTGA
- a CDS encoding DUF2461 domain-containing protein, translated as MSFEGFPAAALDFYDDLEVDNTKSFWEAHQHIYKESVLAPMKELTGALEMEFGTAKIFRPYKDVRFSKDKTPYKTHQGAFVAVAPQTGFYIEVSPRGVRTGGGCYWFEPPRLAAFREAIDHDRFGPDLEKLLKTAVRKGYEVGGDRLKTKPRGYDADHPRIELLKHKSLTLGRMIGFEPVIHTGELLDLVRKDWRAIRPVTDWIAEHAAV; from the coding sequence GTGAGTTTCGAGGGCTTTCCCGCTGCAGCACTGGACTTCTACGACGACCTCGAGGTCGACAACACGAAGTCCTTCTGGGAGGCGCACCAGCACATCTACAAGGAGTCGGTGCTCGCGCCGATGAAGGAGCTCACCGGCGCGCTCGAGATGGAGTTCGGCACGGCGAAGATCTTCCGGCCCTACAAGGACGTGCGGTTCTCCAAGGACAAGACGCCGTACAAGACGCACCAGGGTGCGTTCGTCGCGGTCGCCCCGCAGACCGGGTTCTACATCGAGGTGTCGCCACGCGGCGTACGGACCGGCGGCGGTTGCTACTGGTTCGAGCCGCCGCGGCTGGCCGCGTTTCGCGAGGCGATCGACCACGACCGCTTCGGACCGGACCTCGAGAAGCTGCTCAAGACCGCCGTGCGCAAGGGCTACGAGGTGGGCGGGGACCGGCTCAAGACCAAGCCGCGGGGGTACGACGCCGACCACCCTCGCATCGAGCTGCTCAAGCACAAGTCACTGACGCTGGGCCGGATGATCGGGTTCGAGCCCGTCATCCATACCGGTGAGCTCCTCGATCTCGTCCGGAAGGACTGGCGTGCCATCCGCCCGGTGACGGACTGGATCGCCGAGCACGCGGCGGTCTAA